From Lolium perenne isolate Kyuss_39 chromosome 5, Kyuss_2.0, whole genome shotgun sequence, a single genomic window includes:
- the LOC127300549 gene encoding protein FLUORESCENT IN BLUE LIGHT, chloroplastic isoform X1 codes for MPLLMRLSPPAAAPPPPYRRSSGGYIRRANAVLYETSERVFPLARCASSSTDHARTSSDDFNIANGYGHFLIKSTSDLQTAVSSCFGKAFVVSSAVMLVLPPSCFAEQCEPGYSLPNMPLLFAIAMVGATVGGLLARQRKGELKKLNDQLRQINASLRRQAKIESYAPALSYAPAASKVPESEVIVDPHKQRLITYLRTGKNYLRNQAPDKAFPEFKAALDLAQSLGDHVEEKKAARGLGASLQRQGNYKEAIKYHSMVLSISKMTGEDSGVTEAYGAIADCYTELGELEKAGKFYDEYIARLEND; via the exons ATGCCGCTTCTCATGCGCCTCTCCccaccggcggcggcgccgccgccgccgtaccGGCGAAGCTCCGGCGGATATATTAGACGAGCCAACGCCGTCCTCTACGAGACCTCTG AGCGAGTGTTTCCTTTAGCTAGATGTGCCTCGTCATCAACTGACCACGCTCGTACTAGCAGTGACGACTTCAATATAGCTAATGGATATGGTCATTTTCTTATCAAGTCTACATCTGATCTTCAG ACAGCTGTATCTTCTTGTTTCGGGAAAGCATTTGTCGTCAGCAGTGCTGTCATGCTTGTTCTGCCACCCAGCTGCTTCGCAGAGCAATGTGAGCCGGGGTACTCTCTTCCTAACATGCCCCTGCTGTTTGCAATAGCCATGGTTGGCGCTACTGTTGGAG GGCTCCTTGCGAGACAAAGGAAAGGAGAGCTTAAAAAACTGAATGATCAACTACGTCAGATAAACGCTTCACTGAGAAGACAAGCCAAGATCGAATCTTATGCTCCTGCTTTGAGCTATGCACCAGCTGCTAGTAAGGTGCCAGAATCAGAAGTTATTGTTGATCCTCACAAACAGCGCCTAATTACATATCTGAGGACCGGGAAGAACTACCTGAGAAACCAAGCTCCCGACAAGGCATTTCCTGAGTTTAAGGCAGCTCTTGATCTTGCACAATCTTTGGGTGATCATGTTGAAGAGAAGAAGGCTGCACGGGGATTAG GAGCATCATTACAAAGACAAGGAAATTACAAAGAAGCAATAAAGTACCACTCAATGGTACTCAGCATCTCCAAGATGACCGGAGAGGATTCAGGTGTCACTGAGGCGTACGGAGCAATAGCCGATTGCTACACCGAACTTGGTGAGCTCGAGAAGGCAGGCAAGTTCTACGACGAGTACATTGCAAGATTGGAGAATGACTAA
- the LOC127300549 gene encoding protein FLUORESCENT IN BLUE LIGHT, chloroplastic isoform X2 has product MMTAVSSCFGKAFVVSSAVMLVLPPSCFAEQCEPGYSLPNMPLLFAIAMVGATVGGLLARQRKGELKKLNDQLRQINASLRRQAKIESYAPALSYAPAASKVPESEVIVDPHKQRLITYLRTGKNYLRNQAPDKAFPEFKAALDLAQSLGDHVEEKKAARGLGASLQRQGNYKEAIKYHSMVLSISKMTGEDSGVTEAYGAIADCYTELGELEKAGKFYDEYIARLEND; this is encoded by the exons ATGATG ACAGCTGTATCTTCTTGTTTCGGGAAAGCATTTGTCGTCAGCAGTGCTGTCATGCTTGTTCTGCCACCCAGCTGCTTCGCAGAGCAATGTGAGCCGGGGTACTCTCTTCCTAACATGCCCCTGCTGTTTGCAATAGCCATGGTTGGCGCTACTGTTGGAG GGCTCCTTGCGAGACAAAGGAAAGGAGAGCTTAAAAAACTGAATGATCAACTACGTCAGATAAACGCTTCACTGAGAAGACAAGCCAAGATCGAATCTTATGCTCCTGCTTTGAGCTATGCACCAGCTGCTAGTAAGGTGCCAGAATCAGAAGTTATTGTTGATCCTCACAAACAGCGCCTAATTACATATCTGAGGACCGGGAAGAACTACCTGAGAAACCAAGCTCCCGACAAGGCATTTCCTGAGTTTAAGGCAGCTCTTGATCTTGCACAATCTTTGGGTGATCATGTTGAAGAGAAGAAGGCTGCACGGGGATTAG GAGCATCATTACAAAGACAAGGAAATTACAAAGAAGCAATAAAGTACCACTCAATGGTACTCAGCATCTCCAAGATGACCGGAGAGGATTCAGGTGTCACTGAGGCGTACGGAGCAATAGCCGATTGCTACACCGAACTTGGTGAGCTCGAGAAGGCAGGCAAGTTCTACGACGAGTACATTGCAAGATTGGAGAATGACTAA
- the LOC127300550 gene encoding amino acid transporter ANT1, translated as MAAEAAPLLAREDGTAEGSGRGGSTWAQTLGNVVVSIVGTGVLGLPYAFRTAGWLAGSLGVAAAGCATLYCMLLLVDCRNKLEDEETEEPRDVHYTYGDLGEKCFGTIGRCLTEILIFLSQAGGSVAYLIFIAQNLNSILPQFMSPDGFIFAILLPMQIALSFVRSLSSLSPFSIFADVCNVLAMAIVIKEDVRLFDHPFADRSAFSGLWAVPFSFGVALFCFEGFSMTLPLESSMAERKKFRWVLSQAIVCIMFVYSCFGVCGYLAYGDATKDIITLNLPNNWSSSAVKVGLCIALAFTFPVMMHPIHEIFEARIRSSGCLPKLSHNGGGANWIALHLSRVAVVIILAVVASSVPAFGSFISFIGSTVCALLAFVLPTAFHLSIVGSSMSLWQRLVDYGFLLFGLVFAVYGTFAAL; from the exons ATGGCGGCAGAGGCGGCGCCGCTGCTTGCGCGGGAGGACGGGACCGCCGAGGGATCCGGGCGCGGCGGCTCCACGTGGGCGCAGACGCTGGGCAACGTGGTGGTGTCCATCGTCGGCACGGGGGTGCTCGGCCTCCCCTACGCCTTCCGCACCGCCGGCTGGCTCGCCGGATCCCtcggcgtcgccgccgccggatgCGCCACGCTCTACTGCATGCTACTCCTC GTGGATTGCAGAAATAAACTGGAGGATGAAGAAACAGAAGAGCCACGTGATGTTCACTACACATACGGGGATCTGGGTGAGAAGTGCTTTGGGACAATCGGCCGATGCTTGACAGAAATCCTCATATTTCTGTCGCAAGCTGGTGGCTCTGTTGCTTACCTGATATTCATTGCTCAGAATCTCAATTCCATCCTTCCTCAGTTTATGTCGCCAGACGGCTTCATCTTCGCCATCCTCCTGCCTATGCAAATCGCGCTCTCCTTCGTTCGGTCGCTGTCCTCTCTTTCACCGTTCAGCATATTTGCTGATGTATGCAATGTCCTAGCGATGGCCATAGTTATCAAAGAGGATGTACGGCTTTTCGATCATCCGTTTGCAGATAGAAGTGCTTTTAGTGGACTTTGGGCGGTACCTTTCTCCTTTGGGGTTGCGCTCTTCTGCTTCGAAGGATTCAGCATGACTCTGCCACTGGAATCATCGATGGCGGAACGGAAGAAGTTCCGCTGGGTGCTTTCTCAAGCAATTGTCTGCATCATGTTTGTGTATTCATGTTTTGGAGTGTGTGGGTACTTGGCTTACGGTGATGCCACAAAGGACATCATAACACTTAACCTTCCCAATAACTGGTCTTCTTCTGCAGTTAAG GTTGGACTATGCATTGCACTAGCATTTACATTCCCGGTGATGATGCACCCGATTCATGAGATCTTTGAGGCGAGAATAAGATCAAGTGGGTGCCTTCCGAAGCTTTCCCACAATGGCGGTGGCGCAAACTGGATAGCCTTGCACTTGAGCCGTGTCGCTGTGGTGATCATCTTGGCTGTGGTGGCCTCCTCCGTGCCTGCATTTGGGTCCTTCATCTCCTTCATCGGGAGCACGGTGTGTGCACTGCTCGCTTTCGTGCTGCCTACCGCCTTCCATCTGAGCATTGTGGGGTCGTCGATGAGCCTGTGGCAACGCCTGGTGGACTATGGTTTCCTTCTCTTTGGCCTGGTTTTCGCTGTCTATGGAACGTTCGCTGCTCTCTAG
- the LOC127303737 gene encoding putative serpin-Z8: MDFRAAEATRYQRQSSVGRTGAEGLTTLSAGLSRLLADKYPNTNLVFSPLSIYTALALVAAGARGATLDEILRFLGVQSRDELNMFVAAAIDTLRDRSGSGGPRVTFACGVWTDLSCRLKPEFREAMVDGAYMADASIVDFRGGPNGACQMINTWAAHVTKGLIESVLNPDSVTRDTLDLRSIPAGVGLTERSRIVLGNAVYFKGKWDQPFHKRDTHNAPFHRLGNVDPVNVPFMRSWKKQFIAVHDGFKVLKLQYKKEPAPFFPGRFSMCIFLPDANDGLPSVLEAFASRPGFVHEHLPHRKVDVCDFCIPMFKLSFHHNVVDILRNLGLQLPFSSAADLSNMTEEHQLLVNEVIHKAVIEVNEEGTEAAAVSMLCMQVMACERTPPVDFVADHPFAYFIVEEEIGVIVFAGHVFDPS; the protein is encoded by the exons ATGGACTTCCGAGCAGCCGAGGCGACGAGGTACCAGCGGCAGTCTTCCGTCGGCCGCACCGGCGCTGAGGGCCTGACGACGCTCTCCGCCGGCCTCTCGCGTCTCCTCGCCGACAAGTACCCGAACACCAACCTGGTCTTCTCGCCGCTGTCCATCTACACGGCTCTGGCGCTCGTGGCGGCCGGCGCCCGCGGTGCCACCCTGGACGAGATCCTCCGCTTCCTTGGCGTGCAGTCCCGCGACGAGCTCAACATGTTCGTCGCCGCGGCGATAGACACCCTGCGTGACCGGTCCGGGTCTGGCGGCCCGCGTGTCACGTTCGCCTGCGGTGTTTGGACCGACCTGTCGTGCCGGCTCAAGCCTGAGTTCCGCGAGGCCATGGTCGATGGTGCATACATGGCCGATGCATCCATAGTTGATTTCCGTGGCGGCCCCAATGGAGCATGCCAGATGATCAACACGTGGGCAGCGCACGTCACCAAGGGCCTAATCGAGAGTGTCCTCAACCCGGACTCGGTAACCCGAGACACCC TGGATTTGAGGTCGATCCCGGCCGGGGTGGGACTAACCGAACGAAGCCGTATCGTGCTCGGCAATGCCGTGTACTTCAAGGGCAAGTGGGATCAGCCCTTCCACAAGAGGGACACGCATAACGCGCCCTTCCACCGGCTCGGCAACGTCGACCCGGTCAACGTGCCCTTCATGCGAAGCTGGAAGAAGCAGTTTATCGCTGTGCACGACGGTTTTAAGGTGCTCAAACTGCAGTACAAGAAGGAGCCTGCCCCATTTTTTCCCGGTCGT TTCTCCATGTGCATCTTCCTTCCGGACGCCAACGATGGCTTACCAAGTGTTTTGGAGGCGTTCGCTTCACGTCCAGGCTTCGTGCACGAGCATCTGCCTCATCGAAAGGTTGATGTTTGCGATTTCTGCATACCCATGTTCAAGTTGTCCTTCCACCACAACGTTGTCGACATCCTCAGAAATCTAGGCCTTCAACTTCCATTCAGCTCGGCAGCCGACCTGTCAAACATGACGGAGGAGCACCAACTGCTCGTGAATGAAGTCATCCACAAGGCGGTTATCGAGGTGAACGAGGAAGGCACCGAGGCTGCCGCTGTCAGCATGCTTTGTATGCAGGTTATGGCATGCGAGAGGACTCCCCCGGTTGACTTCGTCGCTGACCATCCTTTCGCCTACTTCATTGTGGAGGAGGAGATAGGCGTCATTGTCTTCGCCGGGCACGTCTTCGACCCCTCTTAG
- the LOC127300551 gene encoding serine/threonine-protein phosphatase PP-X isozyme 2 isoform X2: MGTSDLDRQIEQLKRCEPLAEAEVKALCLKAMEILVEESNVQRVDAPVTICGDIHGQFYDMKELFKVGGDCPKTNYLFLGDFVDRGFYSVETFLLLLALKVRYPDRITLIRGNHESRQITQVYGFYDECLRKYGSVNVWRYCTEIFDYLSLSALIENKIFSVHGGLSPAITTLDQIRVIDRKQEVPHDGAMCDLLWSDPEDAVDGWGLSPRGAGFLFGGNVVSSFNHSNNIDYICRAHQLVMEGFKWMFNNKIVTVWSAPNYCYRCGNVAAILELDENLNKQFRVFEAAPHVCAHDMNQEVFLRSGLRQITSFEAAHVTCDTLPFHAHPSTGRWVLQQTSSCFPRE, encoded by the exons ATGGGGACGTCGGATCTGGACCGGCAGATCGAGCAGCTCAAGCGGTGCGAGCCGCTGGCGGAGGCGGAGGTCAAGGCGCTCTGCCTCAAGGCCATGGAGATCCTCGTCGAGGAGAGCAACGTCCAGCGCGTAGACGCCCCCGTCACG ATATGTGGAGACATTCACGGACAGTTCTACGACATGAAAGAACTTTTCAAAGTTGGAGGTGACTGCCCAAAGACAAATTACTTGTTCCTTGGGGATTTTGTTGACAGAGGATTTTATTCCGTCGAAACATTTTTACTTCTTTTGGCATTAAAG GTTAGGTATCCAGATCGTATAACTTTAATACGAGGAAATCATGAGAGCAGGCAGATCACACAA GTTTATGGCTTCTATGATGAGTGTCTTCGTAAATATGGCTCGGTGAATGTCTGGAGATATTGCACAGAAATATTCGACTATTTAAG TTTGTCTGCTCTTATTGAGAACAAAATCTTCAGTGTCCATGGAGGTCTTTCCCCTGCTATCACGACACTGGATCAG ATAAGAGTAATAGATCGCAAGCAAGAAGTACCTCATGATGGTGCCATGTGTGACCTCCTTTGGTCTGATCCAGAGGACGCTGTAGATGGTTGGGGATTAAGTCCTCGAGGTGCAGGATTCCTCTTTGGTGGGAATGTTGTTAGTTCATTTAACCACTCAAACAACATAGATTACATTTGCCGTGCTCATCAACTAGTCATGGAAGGATTCAAGTGGATGTTCAATAACAAGATTGTTACAGTATGGTCTGCTCCTAATTATTGCTACAG GTGTGGCAATGTTGCTGCAATCCTGGAGCTTGATGAGAACCTGAATAAGCAGTTTCGTGTATTTGAAGCCGCTCCACATGTTTGTGCTCATGACAT GAATCAAGAGGTGTTCCTGCGAAGCGGCCTGCGCCAGATTACTTCCTTTGAGGCTGCACACGTGACATGTGACACGCTGCCTTTCCATGCGCACCCGAGCACTGGCAGATGGGTATTGCAGCAGACGAGCTCGTGCTTTCCAAGAGAGTAG
- the LOC127300551 gene encoding serine/threonine-protein phosphatase PP-X isozyme 2 isoform X1 — MGTSDLDRQIEQLKRCEPLAEAEVKALCLKAMEILVEESNVQRVDAPVTICGDIHGQFYDMKELFKVGGDCPKTNYLFLGDFVDRGFYSVETFLLLLALKVRYPDRITLIRGNHESRQITQVYGFYDECLRKYGSVNVWRYCTEIFDYLSLSALIENKIFSVHGGLSPAITTLDQIRVIDRKQEVPHDGAMCDLLWSDPEDAVDGWGLSPRGAGFLFGGNVVSSFNHSNNIDYICRAHQLVMEGFKWMFNNKIVTVWSAPNYCYRCGNVAAILELDENLNKQFRVFEAAPHESRGVPAKRPAPDYFL, encoded by the exons ATGGGGACGTCGGATCTGGACCGGCAGATCGAGCAGCTCAAGCGGTGCGAGCCGCTGGCGGAGGCGGAGGTCAAGGCGCTCTGCCTCAAGGCCATGGAGATCCTCGTCGAGGAGAGCAACGTCCAGCGCGTAGACGCCCCCGTCACG ATATGTGGAGACATTCACGGACAGTTCTACGACATGAAAGAACTTTTCAAAGTTGGAGGTGACTGCCCAAAGACAAATTACTTGTTCCTTGGGGATTTTGTTGACAGAGGATTTTATTCCGTCGAAACATTTTTACTTCTTTTGGCATTAAAG GTTAGGTATCCAGATCGTATAACTTTAATACGAGGAAATCATGAGAGCAGGCAGATCACACAA GTTTATGGCTTCTATGATGAGTGTCTTCGTAAATATGGCTCGGTGAATGTCTGGAGATATTGCACAGAAATATTCGACTATTTAAG TTTGTCTGCTCTTATTGAGAACAAAATCTTCAGTGTCCATGGAGGTCTTTCCCCTGCTATCACGACACTGGATCAG ATAAGAGTAATAGATCGCAAGCAAGAAGTACCTCATGATGGTGCCATGTGTGACCTCCTTTGGTCTGATCCAGAGGACGCTGTAGATGGTTGGGGATTAAGTCCTCGAGGTGCAGGATTCCTCTTTGGTGGGAATGTTGTTAGTTCATTTAACCACTCAAACAACATAGATTACATTTGCCGTGCTCATCAACTAGTCATGGAAGGATTCAAGTGGATGTTCAATAACAAGATTGTTACAGTATGGTCTGCTCCTAATTATTGCTACAG GTGTGGCAATGTTGCTGCAATCCTGGAGCTTGATGAGAACCTGAATAAGCAGTTTCGTGTATTTGAAGCCGCTCCACAT GAATCAAGAGGTGTTCCTGCGAAGCGGCCTGCGCCAGATTACTTCCTTTGA